ACCTGCGAGGTGCTGCGCGCCCGGCTGCTGCTGGGCGAGCGCGGGGCGGTGGGCTTCAACGAGGCGCTCGGCTACCTCGACTCGCACGGCGACGCCGACACTGAGGTGCTCGCGCGCCGCATCGCGCTCGACGCGCAGCTGGGCCTGCCCGTGCCGCCCGCCGCGCTGCAGCGGCTCTCGCAGCTGCGCGCGAACCAGCGCCCGAACGGCGGCTTCGGCGCGCGCGCAGGCTGGGACCCCAGCGCGTTCGACACGTCGGTGGCGCTGGATGCGCTCTCGCTCGCGGCGTCGGCCGGAGATGCGACGGCGGCGCGCGCGGTGGGCTTCCAGCTCGGGCGCCAGCAGTCCAGCGGCGCGTGGGTGAGCCCGGGCAACCCGGCGTCCGTGTACGTCACGGCGCTCGGCATGCGCTCGCTCGTGGGCTACCGGGACACCTCCGTGGGCGTGAAGGATGCACTGGGCCGGGCCCAGGCTTTCCTCCTCTCCGCACGGGGGCCGGACGGGCTGTGGGGCGAGGACTACAAGAGCGCCACCGTGCTGCTCGCGCTGCTGCCCTTCGTGAGCGACCTCTCGCTGGTGGAGGCGAGCGCGGGCGCGCTGCAGGCGCGCCAGCTCGCGGACGGCAGCTGGGCGGAGGACCCCTTCACCACGGCGCTCGCGCTGCAGGCGCTCAAGGCGTACGCGGCGCGCAAGGCAGGCCCCGGCCCCGCGGCCTCGGGCTCGGTGAGCGGCTACGTGGTGCGCGCGGGCAGCACCGAGCCAGTGGTGGGCGCCACGGTGACGGTGGACCAGGTGCCGGGCGTGGCGGTGCTAACCAACGGTGACGGCTACTACGTGGTGGGCGGGCTGCCCGAGGGCAGCTACACGGTGACGGCCCAGAAGGCGGGCCTCAGCTCCGCGAGCGCGGTGGTCAGCACCCGGTCGGGCCAGGTGAGCGTGGCGCCGGCGCTGGTGCTGCAGCTGCTGGACGGCTCGGGGCTCGTGTCCGGGCTCGTCTTCGACGCGGAGACGCACCAGCCGCTGCAGGCGGTGCAGGTCTCGCTCGCGGGGGCCACCGGCTACTCGGTGCTGACCAACGCGGCGGGCGCCTTCGACTTCGGCCCGGTGGCTCCGGGGGCGTACACGCTGCGCTTCGAGAAGCAGGGCTACCTCGCGATGAGCGGCGCGGTGACGGTGGTGGCCGGCCAGCCGCTCAGCGCGCAGCTGGGCCTCACCCGCGCGGGCGGCGCCGTGGATGGCTCGCCCGGCGTTGTGAGCGGCAGGGTGGTGGACGGCAAGACGGGCCTCGCGCTCGCCGGAGCCCTCTTCGACCTGGGCGGCGGGCTGAGCGGCACGTCGGCCGCGGATGGCACCGTGCGCCTCGCCTCCGTGCCGCGCGGGACCTACGCGGGCACGCTGAGCGCGGCGGGCTACCAGTCCGTCACCTTCAGCCTCGTGTTCGCGCCGGGGGCGAGCGGGGACGTGGGCACGCTCACGCTGTACCCGGCCACGGCCACCACGCCGCCCACCTCGCTCACCCTGCGCGGGCTGGTGGCGGACGGGGTGAGCGGCGCGCCGGTCGCGGGCGCCACGGTCACCCTGGTGGAGACGGGCGCGAGTGCCACCACCGGCGCGGACGGGCGCTTCGCGCTCTCCGGCATCACGCTCAAGAGCTTCCAGCTCGCGCTGAGCGCGGGCGGCTACGTGGCCGCCACCTACGGGATGCAGGTGGCCGCCTACGGCGAGGCGGACGTGACGCTGAAGCTCTCGCCTCCGGGCACGGGCGCCAGCTCCACCCAGCTGGTGGGCCAGGTGACGGACGCCGAGACGGGCGCCCCGCTCGCCGGGGCGCAGGTGGCGGTGCCGGGCAGCAGCCTGAGCGCCACCACCGGCGCGGATGGGCACTACGCGCTGCTGGGCATCGACAAGCTCGAGTTCACCCTGAGCATCTCCGCGGTGGGCTACAGCCAGCAGCAGCAGGGCGTGCGGCTCTCGGCCCACGGCCAGTACACGCTGGACGCGGCGCTCTCGCCCGTGCCGGACGACAGCTTCCAGGTCGTCACGGTGGCGGCGCGCCAGGCGGAGTACCCGGGCGGGGGCACCGCGCTCTTCGACGTGCGGGTGGCGAGCCTGCTGAACGGGGCGAAATTGGTGGGCGTGCTGGGCGAGGTGCAGGACGTGAACGGCAACCCCGTGGCCACGGTGCGCCCCTACGCGCCCGGCACGGGCGTGCCGGTGAGCCAGCTGGGCTTCGACCCGCACGAGGTGAAGGAGCTCACCGTTGCGTGGGACACGCAGCAGTTCTCGCCGGGCACCTACCGGCTCGTGATGCGGGTGTCCGAGCCGGGCACCACGAGCCGCGCGCTGCCCTACGGCGAGGTGCTCGCGGAGAACGCCGGCAGCACCCGCATCACCTCCACGCTGGCGCTCGGCGGCGCGCTGAGCATCGACCCGCCCCTCACCCAGGCGGGCCTGCCCACGCCGGTGAACCTGGGCGCGCTCGTGCGCAACGCGGGCAACACGACGCTTTCGCCCGGCCGCTACGTGCTCACGGTGAAGAGCGCGAAGACGGGCGCGGTGCTCTACACCGCCGAGGCGCAGGCCGAGGCGCTCCCGGTGGGCAACAGCGCCGCGGTGGCGTTCGGCAGCTGGGTGCCCACCGAGAACGGGAACCTGCCCGTCGCGGTGAGCGCGAAGGACCCGGCGGTGCCCGGCGTGCTCTCCGGCACGCTCTACGTGGGTGACAAGGCCAGCGGCACCTTCACGGTGAGCCGCACCGCGGTCCCCGAGGGCAACCAGACGGTGCGCGGCACGGTGCGGATGCAGGGCGTGGACACCACGGTCGGCACCGGCACCGACCCGCTCTTCGCGCTGGTGAAGGAGGCGGTGCGCCGCGGCGGCGTGTACACGGGTGCCCAGGCCATCGCCTGGCACGACACCAACAACAACGGCGCGGGCTGCCTGGGCTGCCACATCGAGACCCAGAGCCTGCTGGGGCTCTCCTCGGCGCAGCAGAAGGCCACCATCGATCCGCAGAGCGTGCAGTACCTGTTCAACGCGGTGAGCACCTCGCTCAACGCGGACGGCTCGCTGCGCCTCTCGCACCCGGAGTTCGCGCTCACCCAGGCGCCGCTGGGCCTGTGGTCGCTGAGCGCCTGGGCGGACGTGGCCGCCACCTTCCGCGCGAAGTACCGCGTGGCCCAGTACATCAACGGCCGCAAGGTGCGCGTGGGCAACCAGACGCGCTGGGACAACGACCACGGCTCGGCGGGCTGGTGGGCGACGTCCCCCGCGCTCACCGCGCTCACGGTGAAGGGCTTCGTGGACGTGGTGCAGAACGCCGGCAAGCTGCAGCCCGGCGAGGTGCCCGACTACGCGCTGGGCGCCGCGATGTCGCTGGGCGCGGGCGGCACCTCCGAGGGCGTGGCGACGGGACCCGACGGGATGCTCTACGTGGTGCGCACCGGCGGCACCATCACCCGGATGGATCCCGCGACGGGCGCGGTGGCCACGGTGGCCACCGGCCTGGGCAGCATCCGCGGCATCGCGGTGGCGGCGGACGGAACGCTCTACGTCACGCGCTACGGCTCGGCGAGCAGCATCTGGAAGATCCTCCCCGACGGCACCCGCAGCACCATCGCCGTCTCCGGCAACATCCCCAACGCGAACTTCGGACCGGACGGCTGGCTGTACCTGCCGGACTGGGACGGCAACCGCGTCGTGCGCGTGAGCCCGGCGGGCCAGGTGGAGACCTACGTGAGCGGCGGCCTCCTCAACCGCCCCTACACGGTGGCCTTCGACCAGGCCGGCAACCTCGTGGTCGCCAACTACTACGCGAAGGAGCTGCTGCGCGTGGACGCTGCGAGTCGCAGCGTGAGCAAGCTCGCGGACGGCCTGGGCTACGAGCCCACGCACATGGCCCGCGCGGCCGACGGCAGCATCTACTACGCAGCCCCCGCGGGCCGTGGCCTGCTGCGGGTGCGCCCGGACGGCACCGCCGAGCGCGTCATCGACTCACCGAACGCCCTGTACGGGCTGGCGGCGGTGGGCGACAGGGTCTACGTGGTGGACAACAGCACGAACGCCATCCGCGAGGTGGTGGCGAGCCCGCTGGACACCCTCGCGCTCGGTGCGCTGCGCGACGAGGTGACGCCCGCCGTGCGCTACCTCGCGGCGAACACCGAGTCGGACAACGACAACACCGTGCACGCGATGCGCCTCATCGGACTCGAGGAGGGGCGCGCGCTCGTCACCGATACGGCGCTGCTCGCGCAGCTGGACGCGAAGGTGAGCGCCGAGGCGGCGCTGCTGCGCGCGCGCCAGAAGGCCACCGGCGCCTGGTCCCGCTACAACTCCAACGGCGGTGGCGACCCGCTCACCACGGCGCTGGTGGGCATCGCGCTCGAGTACACGAACCCGAGCCCCAAGGACCTGCAGATCCGCAACGCCATCACCTACCTGCTCAACGCGCAGACGCAGGATGGCTCCTGGGACAACTACGACAACGGGCTGACCACGCGCCTCGCGTCCACCAGCTTCGTGATGGTGTTCATGCCCAAGGCGCTGGATCGCCTCGGCGGCATCGACATCGACCTCTACGTGGAGACGCCGGGCAACATCCAGCTGGCCAACGCCTCCGTGGCGCCCACCACCACGCCGGGAGCGGGCGGCAGCGCCACCCACCTGTGGAAGCTGCCGGGTGTGACGGGGGATGGGCGCGAGGTGCAGTTCGACCTCGGGCTGCTGGGCATGCAGCTGGGCGAGGAGCGCCCGGCCGCGAGCCGCGCCTACCTCGTCTTCAAGAACTCCTTCGTGGACGAGCCCGTGCAGCTGCCCCTGGAGGTGCCGGTGGTGCGCACCACCAGCGGCGCGGCCCTGACGGTGGCCACGGACCGGCCGCGCTACGGCGCGCACGAGACGGTGCAGCTCGCCGCCACGGTGACCAACACCAGCGCGGCCCCGTCCTCGGGCCGGGTGGCGCTGAGCATCGTGCCGCGCGGGGGAGGGGAGCCGCTCGCGCTGCTGCCCGCGCTGCCCTTCTCGGGGCTCGCTCCGGGCGCCCAGCTCCCGCTGCTCAGCGCGTGGGAGAGCGGCGCGGCGCTCGCCGGTGACTACCAGGTGGACGCGCTGGTGCTGGACGCCGCGGGCCGCGTGCTCGCGAGCGCATCGGCGCCCTTCTCCATCGACGCGCCCGCGCAGCTCGCGGCCGCGAGCGTGGCGAGCGACAAGCCCGTGTACGAGGCCTGGGACCGGGTGGGGCTGCTGGCGCGCGTGCGCAACGCGGCCCCCAACGCGCTGCTGCCTGCCTCGCAGGCCACGGTGACGGTGCAGGCGCCGGACGGCCACACGGTGTTCACCGGCAGCGCGCCGGTGAACCAGCTGCTGCCCGGGGCGCTCGAGGACCTGCCCTTCGCCTTCGCGCTGCAGGACGCGCCCGAGGGCAACTACCGGGTGACCCTGCAGCTGGATGACGCCTTCACCCGCGAGCCGCTCGCGAGCGCCACCGCGGGCTTCCAGGTGGTGCGCCACCCGGCCGCGAGCCTCAGCGGCAGCGTCTCGGTGCGCGCGAGCAGCGTGTACCTGGGCGAGAGCAACCTGTGCACCGACACCGCGGGCACCGGCGCGGCCTCGGGCCTGAGCGGGGTGCGCCTCCTCCACCAGGTGGTGCAGGTGGACACCGGCCGCGTGGTGGACGAGGCGAGCGAGACGGTGGCGCTCACGGCCAGCGCGCCGCTCACCCGCACGCACGGGGTCTCCACGCAGGGGCTCTCCGTGGGCGGCTATGCCTGCCTCCTGCTCGCCGAGCTGGACGGCACCCGCCGCACGCTGGGCTACGCGGGCTTCCAGGTGGTGGAGCCCCCCATCCGCTTCACCGCGGCGCTCTCGCAGGCCGGGCGCGGACGGCTGCTGGTGCTGGTGGACAACGTGGGCGGCGGCACGGCGGACCCCAACGGGCCCGCGAGCGCTCCGGACCTGGTGGCGCAGCGCCGCTTCCTCGTGGAGTTGCTCACCCGCGCGGGCTGGTCCTTCACCCTCACGGACACGGCGGACGCCTTCACGCGCGAGCTGCGCACCGGCGACTACTCCGAGTACGCGCTCTTCCACGAGCGCGAGAAGCTGGACACCCAGCTGTTGCGCGAGCTGCGCGAGGCGGTGTACCGCGGAGAGGGGCTGCTCGTGTCGGGCGGCCACGACTCGCGCGACTACATCCACGACGACGCGCTGGGCATCTGCTTCACCGGGCGGCTCGAGGGCATCGGCGCGGTGGACCTCGCCGCGCCCTCC
This genomic interval from Aggregicoccus sp. 17bor-14 contains the following:
- a CDS encoding carboxypeptidase regulatory-like domain-containing protein, giving the protein MGSVLRLSAVLLGVLASLGASAVRAEEPALGAGLAWLASQQAADGSYGQSPGALATPVQSTCEVLRARLLLGERGAVGFNEALGYLDSHGDADTEVLARRIALDAQLGLPVPPAALQRLSQLRANQRPNGGFGARAGWDPSAFDTSVALDALSLAASAGDATAARAVGFQLGRQQSSGAWVSPGNPASVYVTALGMRSLVGYRDTSVGVKDALGRAQAFLLSARGPDGLWGEDYKSATVLLALLPFVSDLSLVEASAGALQARQLADGSWAEDPFTTALALQALKAYAARKAGPGPAASGSVSGYVVRAGSTEPVVGATVTVDQVPGVAVLTNGDGYYVVGGLPEGSYTVTAQKAGLSSASAVVSTRSGQVSVAPALVLQLLDGSGLVSGLVFDAETHQPLQAVQVSLAGATGYSVLTNAAGAFDFGPVAPGAYTLRFEKQGYLAMSGAVTVVAGQPLSAQLGLTRAGGAVDGSPGVVSGRVVDGKTGLALAGALFDLGGGLSGTSAADGTVRLASVPRGTYAGTLSAAGYQSVTFSLVFAPGASGDVGTLTLYPATATTPPTSLTLRGLVADGVSGAPVAGATVTLVETGASATTGADGRFALSGITLKSFQLALSAGGYVAATYGMQVAAYGEADVTLKLSPPGTGASSTQLVGQVTDAETGAPLAGAQVAVPGSSLSATTGADGHYALLGIDKLEFTLSISAVGYSQQQQGVRLSAHGQYTLDAALSPVPDDSFQVVTVAARQAEYPGGGTALFDVRVASLLNGAKLVGVLGEVQDVNGNPVATVRPYAPGTGVPVSQLGFDPHEVKELTVAWDTQQFSPGTYRLVMRVSEPGTTSRALPYGEVLAENAGSTRITSTLALGGALSIDPPLTQAGLPTPVNLGALVRNAGNTTLSPGRYVLTVKSAKTGAVLYTAEAQAEALPVGNSAAVAFGSWVPTENGNLPVAVSAKDPAVPGVLSGTLYVGDKASGTFTVSRTAVPEGNQTVRGTVRMQGVDTTVGTGTDPLFALVKEAVRRGGVYTGAQAIAWHDTNNNGAGCLGCHIETQSLLGLSSAQQKATIDPQSVQYLFNAVSTSLNADGSLRLSHPEFALTQAPLGLWSLSAWADVAATFRAKYRVAQYINGRKVRVGNQTRWDNDHGSAGWWATSPALTALTVKGFVDVVQNAGKLQPGEVPDYALGAAMSLGAGGTSEGVATGPDGMLYVVRTGGTITRMDPATGAVATVATGLGSIRGIAVAADGTLYVTRYGSASSIWKILPDGTRSTIAVSGNIPNANFGPDGWLYLPDWDGNRVVRVSPAGQVETYVSGGLLNRPYTVAFDQAGNLVVANYYAKELLRVDAASRSVSKLADGLGYEPTHMARAADGSIYYAAPAGRGLLRVRPDGTAERVIDSPNALYGLAAVGDRVYVVDNSTNAIREVVASPLDTLALGALRDEVTPAVRYLAANTESDNDNTVHAMRLIGLEEGRALVTDTALLAQLDAKVSAEAALLRARQKATGAWSRYNSNGGGDPLTTALVGIALEYTNPSPKDLQIRNAITYLLNAQTQDGSWDNYDNGLTTRLASTSFVMVFMPKALDRLGGIDIDLYVETPGNIQLANASVAPTTTPGAGGSATHLWKLPGVTGDGREVQFDLGLLGMQLGEERPAASRAYLVFKNSFVDEPVQLPLEVPVVRTTSGAALTVATDRPRYGAHETVQLAATVTNTSAAPSSGRVALSIVPRGGGEPLALLPALPFSGLAPGAQLPLLSAWESGAALAGDYQVDALVLDAAGRVLASASAPFSIDAPAQLAAASVASDKPVYEAWDRVGLLARVRNAAPNALLPASQATVTVQAPDGHTVFTGSAPVNQLLPGALEDLPFAFALQDAPEGNYRVTLQLDDAFTREPLASATAGFQVVRHPAASLSGSVSVRASSVYLGESNLCTDTAGTGAASGLSGVRLLHQVVQVDTGRVVDEASETVALTASAPLTRTHGVSTQGLSVGGYACLLLAELDGTRRTLGYAGFQVVEPPIRFTAALSQAGRGRLLVLVDNVGGGTADPNGPASAPDLVAQRRFLVELLTRAGWSFTLTDTADAFTRELRTGDYSEYALFHEREKLDTQLLRELREAVYRGEGLLVSGGHDSRDYIHDDALGICFTGRLEGIGAVDLAAPSFPLLYGRIPTLSGEKPIRFLLEGAEGLGTYFPATQYGAEPALSLNAFGRGQAAFSGADLLAIATRDGQASTAATVLRAMLEKVQPESLAAVGGAVVPVRLEVANQGIAVSVAASLALPAGLRVVDPGPGAVSGGVLGFSFPLAEGETHASTFWARLPTTPGPLLLAGQVTASQGGQSKVQPVSLALAVAAPQALQPVLAQLDALGKAARDDAWVFSNAATHVRNALKRTSPELAVKDALLATERLADTSSAEAVELRIAIDQWMRRAYSQP